Proteins from one Nicotiana tabacum cultivar K326 chromosome 23, ASM71507v2, whole genome shotgun sequence genomic window:
- the LOC107793937 gene encoding protein RGF1 INDUCIBLE TRANSCRIPTION FACTOR 1 isoform X2 has product MGAGGPDEEDNRWPPWLKPLLKERFFVQCKLHADSHKSECNMYCLDCMNGALCSLCLSHHKEHRAIQIRRSSYHDVIRVNEIQKYLDITSVQTYIINSAKVVFLNERPQPRPGKGVTNTCEVCERSLLDSFRFCSLGCKNFVKKPKQSSEKKMAAAAAAAAAYDSEDSYSSSNHSRRNKVQSFSPSTPPPTSVNYRTAKRRKGIPHRAPMGGLVIGY; this is encoded by the exons ATG GGAGCTGGAGGGCCAGATGAAGAGGACAATAGGTGGCCACCATGGTTGAAGCCATTGTTAAAGGAACGTTTCTTTGTTCAATGCAAGTTACATGCTGATTCCCACAAGAGTGAATGCAATATGTACTGTTTGGACTGTATGAATGGCGCTCTCTGCTCTCTTTGTTTATCTCATCACAAGGAACATCGTGCCATTCAG ATAAGGAGGTCATCTTACCATGATGTGATAAGGGTGAATGAAATACAGAAGTATTTGGACATCACTTCAGTTCAGACCTACATTATCAACAGTGCAAAGGTTGTGTTCTTGAATGAGAGGCCACAACCTAGGCCAGGCAAAGGTGTCACTAATACCTGTGAAGTTTGTGAAAGGAGTCTCCTCGACTCATTCAGATTCTGCTCTCTTGGCTGTAAG AATTTCGTGAAGAAGCCAAAACAGTCATCGGAGAAGAAGATGGCGGCGgcggcagcagcagcagcagcctATGACTCGGAGGACTCTTATAGTAGCAGCAACCATAGCCGGCGAAACAAGGTTCAAAGTTTCAGTCCGTCAACGCCCCCTCCAACTTCTGTTAATTACAGAACAGCCAAACGAAGAAAGGGAATTCCACATCGAGCCCCAATGGGAGGATTAGTTATAGGATATTAA
- the LOC107793937 gene encoding protein RGF1 INDUCIBLE TRANSCRIPTION FACTOR 1 isoform X1: MGAGGPDEEDNRWPPWLKPLLKERFFVQCKLHADSHKSECNMYCLDCMNGALCSLCLSHHKEHRAIQIRRSSYHDVIRVNEIQKYLDITSVQTYIINSAKVVFLNERPQPRPGKGVTNTCEVCERSLLDSFRFCSLGCKIVGTSQNFVKKPKQSSEKKMAAAAAAAAAYDSEDSYSSSNHSRRNKVQSFSPSTPPPTSVNYRTAKRRKGIPHRAPMGGLVIGY, from the exons ATG GGAGCTGGAGGGCCAGATGAAGAGGACAATAGGTGGCCACCATGGTTGAAGCCATTGTTAAAGGAACGTTTCTTTGTTCAATGCAAGTTACATGCTGATTCCCACAAGAGTGAATGCAATATGTACTGTTTGGACTGTATGAATGGCGCTCTCTGCTCTCTTTGTTTATCTCATCACAAGGAACATCGTGCCATTCAG ATAAGGAGGTCATCTTACCATGATGTGATAAGGGTGAATGAAATACAGAAGTATTTGGACATCACTTCAGTTCAGACCTACATTATCAACAGTGCAAAGGTTGTGTTCTTGAATGAGAGGCCACAACCTAGGCCAGGCAAAGGTGTCACTAATACCTGTGAAGTTTGTGAAAGGAGTCTCCTCGACTCATTCAGATTCTGCTCTCTTGGCTGTAAG ATTGTTGGGACTTCACAGAATTTCGTGAAGAAGCCAAAACAGTCATCGGAGAAGAAGATGGCGGCGgcggcagcagcagcagcagcctATGACTCGGAGGACTCTTATAGTAGCAGCAACCATAGCCGGCGAAACAAGGTTCAAAGTTTCAGTCCGTCAACGCCCCCTCCAACTTCTGTTAATTACAGAACAGCCAAACGAAGAAAGGGAATTCCACATCGAGCCCCAATGGGAGGATTAGTTATAGGATATTAA